Below is a genomic region from Vanessa atalanta chromosome W, ilVanAtal1.2, whole genome shotgun sequence.
tattttaaaatttccctTACGTTCTAGAGATGTTCACCCAATTAACCTCAAAACTCGGGAACTTCTTTTTAAGTGTCACTCTGCTGGAATTGAGGTAGCCCTTGCTTGGATTCCTGGCCACTCCGGGATTTCTGGCAATGAACAGGCTGATATATGTGCTAAGTGGTCTATTCGCAATGGTACGGAGACTTATGCTAACTGTTTTGCCCAAGATTTACGTTCTATCGCTAAAATTGATCTGAATAAGCGCTGGAATGATGTATGGAACTTTACCCGTCATGTAAAAGGTAAATTTTATGGCAGTTTGCAACCtaatattccattaaaaccCTGGTTTTTTGAGTTTCGTAACTGCTCTAAATTTTCTACTTCGACAATAATTTGGTTGCGTCTTGGCCCGCATATAACTGCAGCCCTCATTTTCTATCAAAAATCAGGGTTCgggatcactctttgtgtgaatgtggccttgATGAGGGTAccgtagagccgagatggcccagtggttagaacgcgtgcatcttaaccgatgatttcgggttcaaacccaggcaggcaccactgaaatttcaagtgcttaatttgtgtttataattcatctcgtgctcggcggtgaaggaaaacatcgtgaggaaacctgcatgtgtctaatttcaacgaaattcagccacatgtgtattccgccaacccgcattggagcagcgtggtggaatatgctccaaaccttctcctcaaagggagaggaggcctttatcccagcagtgggacatttacgggctgcttatgttatgctTATGAGGGTACCGTTGAACACATTTTCTTTGATTGCACCAGATTTCCTGTTTCACTGTATGATGTTCTTCCTCCTACTTTCCCTCGCCCTTTCAACATGTCCTGTATTTTGTCTTCTTCAGGAATctctattataactattttatttaagtatattgaaagatataacattaaactttaaataagtttaagtatatattatttatagaataagtatatttatgtaggtagttttattattttatatcttagttGGTGTtggtgttaatatattatattgtgatgTCCTATTTGTTTTAGATCGTGCTACTGGTCATTTGGCAGAACGAAAAAGTGCTGTTTTAAGCAACCACGTGTATTTTTCAACCCTGACACTGGCAGAATTGTCAATCTATTGACAGAAgccataaacataataataataaataaataaaaaggcaatAAGATTGAaactaacaattataaaaaaataaataaaaataaaataataaacactatttCTTAGTTCTCACTGCACGTTTGAGCTTGGAACTGAGACCGGTTGATGAGTTATCCTGAGTACCTGATGAAGATCCCTCACCAGCAACATCGATTTTTCCAGTCAGCTTAGAAAGACTTTCTTTTGAGTCAATACGATGTCTGGAACCATCAGGCATCTTGACAAATATATTGCCATCTAAACTCCAGCAATTCCTCATACCTAGTTTATTACGAGCAAGTAGAAATAGAGACTGGCGTTGGTGAGTTAAGAACTCTGATAGCACAAAAGAGGAGCCCTTAAGACTTGCCTTTTTCTTCCAGATGGCACTTTTTAAATTCAGGTCAAGAAACCTTACAAGCACGGGACGATGCTTACCCTCAGAGAGTTTGCCGAGGCGATGACAGGCAATAATTTTATCCTTAGTTGCATCAGGAACACCAAGCTTGTTTGTACAGATCCCAGAAATAGTGTTTGTGAGATCCTCATTCGCCTCTTCAGGCACACCATTAAAAAGCAAATACTTCCTGCGATGTCTCATCTCCACATTATCAACAACTCGGCTGATTTCCATTATCTGCTGTCTGAGAAGGCTTAGAATTGACCAGACGTGAtctttaaagcaattaaattcaTCAGACAGAGCTGCGATATTGATGTTACTCCCTGGGGTACTTGCCTTGAGCTGCTTCTCAAATTCCGACATCTTCTCCAGCAAGGAAGCTTCTAGAGCCTTTTGTGTTTCCATTACAGTATAATAGTTTGCCATGTTTGATGTAAATTGTACAAACTCAGTGTTTATAAAGATAAAGTTTGTTGTGCCGGCAGGACAGTGCAggtgaaatgtttaaataagcactatatgcatatattaagcTGAGATAACacttgtaagtatataatagaacttaaactttaataaactgATGAATATTGTTGACttagattaaaaatagataataaaatcgaaacttATAATCCCAGAACAGTGTTGTAGTTTTTTTTGCCTACCGcccaaaaagtataaataatcgtaattaaataatattttaatgattttattttgtgcaATTTGTAGGTCCTTTAAGTTGCTTTTTGGAGCAAAACcccaaatttcaattaaatattgtaaatgtggtTTTACTAAAGAATTGTATATTATCAGTCGCACTTGCCGCGGAACGCAGTGAATGAAGTTACGTAGCTTACCCATTAAAGAACAGAGCTTTGATCTTACATGGTCAATCTGTACCTTCCAGTTCAAACAATCGTCTAATCGAAgtcctaaatatttttcaaattgtaaTTGTTGCAGTTTTTGGTTATTAATTTCGAGAGGAGTGTGTACTGGAATGTTTTTGTTCTTGGGTTTAAAAATGACGTAACTAGTTTTAGATGCATTGATCGTAAGTAAATTTTGTTGAAACCAATGAACTAGTGTGTTCATATCTTGTTGAGCTTGATTTGTTATTTCGTTTAAGTtacaaccaaaataaaaaagacatgtGGCGTCTGCGTATAGAGAAAGATGACCTTGTACTGGAGTAtggaatttatgtaaattaagaaCAGTAGTGGACCCAATATGGAACCTTGAGGTACACCAAACTTACCAGTACTGTAAGGTATTTTGATACTCCCCGATTTTAACTATGTGATAACGGTtggataaatattattcaaacattTTGTATGCTATTCCTGATACTCCTACATCGCGAAGTTTACTCAACATTATCGAATGGCTTATCGTATCGAAAGCTTTTTTGAGGTCTATGAATAGCCCcaaggcaatattttttttatcgatattagtGTGCAATTTTGTTATCATATCAATCGTGGCTGAGAGAGTACTTGATTGGAAGCGAAAGCCATATtgtcttttgtaaataaagtcGATAGACGTAAGGTAGTCGTctaatcgtttaaatatatttttttcaaaaatttttgaTATGACTGGAAGTACAGACATAGGCCGGTAATTGTTCGGATCACTTTTAGACCCAGATTTATATATAGGAATGACTTTGGCTACTTTTAAGGCATCTGGAAAGATGCCTTCAGCAAGGTGATagtttatacattttgttaaagtGTCCGTTATTAGGTTACCAATGCACTTTACAGCTTTAGTAGTTATACCGTCGATTCCAGTACTACAGTTTATATCAAGATTATGGATAATTTTGGAAACTTCAGCGGCATCACAAGGTTTGAATGAGGACAATGTTGATGAGTGACATATTTGTGTTTGTGTGATAGATGGATTTGAAGTGTTGTGATTTTGTTTAGCTAAGATAGTCTCTGCAAGAACAGAACCAATAGTAGCGAAGAAGTGATTGAATGTTTCACAAATCTCATTATCTTCAAGTATAGGGCCGGATTCAGTTTGGAGCTTTGGCGGAGTATTGTCAGCCTTGATTGTATTATTCGACAAAGTACTTAATAAATTCCACATCTTCTTAGTATttcctaaataatttataaatttcttctTATAGTATTTCTCTTTGCCACTTCTGATTTTTTCTGCTGTTTTCGATCTTTCAATTCTGAACTGCTTGTAAATTTCTTCATTTTTAGGatcttgttataatttaaaccaaaataCATTTCTTTCTTGAAtactagttataatatttttgcatatCCAGTCTTGTCGAGgaggatttataatttttgtcttgGTTACTTTGCTGTTTTTAATTCCAGCTTGTAttgttttttctaaattttcatAGCTATAATTTGTAGAACAAAATTTCGCATTGCTAATATAGCTATTAAgtgtttcataattaattgcTTCGTAATTTATTCGCTTTTTTGCcggtggtttatatttttttataggtaaGTAAATTTGCTTGTGGTCGGACATGAGACTTTCAATAATGGCCATATGAAAgcgtttatcttttaaatttgagCATATATGGTCAAGAATAGTCTTAAACAGTGTCGTTTCCCGTGTGAAATAATCTTGATGAATGTTGTTGATGAAAATGTAtccagatttttttataatacttttatagcgTTTGATATTACGATTTTGTGATAATAAGTCTATATTAAAGTCACCGAATACAATTGCTCGTTTCTTTTGAACCAATTGTGTTGAGTAAAGCTCAAAAAAGTCAGATATATTTGTTGTTCCGGGATTGTAAACAAGTCCTATGTTCAGTGCGTATTTCTCAAGATATATCCAGAGGTAATTAACCCCTCCAGCGTATACTTCTTCAAATAAACTGTGTTTTAGATTATCGTGTACAAATATAGATACGCCACCACCTCTTGAATCTGTTCTGAGGTTGTAATAATGAGTGTAATTCGGTAATTGGTATAACTTAATGTCATCTATGGACCTTAACCATGTTTCGGTCAAGAGAATTATGTGAATTTGACATTGAATCGattgaattatacattttatttcatcaaatttaccATCTTTACGAATACTTCGTACATTAGCATAGAAGAAATTTAGTTGAGACTGCGATACAATAAGATCCTGATATGTGTGGCAATACTGGTATGTAATATTTTCGTGTGTAATAGTTTCTTTGTCCCGTAAACTTAATGTTTCAAGTTTTTTGATAAGTTTTGTATAATTCTCGGTGTCCCTTTGatgtattttatagttaagTTCTCTTCTCCGTTTGCTTTGTGGCGATTGAGTTCTTCACTAAGTTCCTTGATTATAGTCCTTTGAGTAGGAGTCTAATCTGAGTATATTTTTACGTTATCAGGTAATTTACACGAATTATTTAGCggaacaacattttattatttatgatatatatatatatatatatatatataaaacgaaatatattaaacataatgaaataaaatcaaagtgaaataagcaaacaaaaacaaaaaatagtgtaaataaaatgaaatggtaATTTCCATTTtagtactatattttttacagattttATGGATGTAGTAGTTAAATCAATACTATCCTGGTACTcagaaaatacattatacattctTGATAGAGGACTGTACAATTTAAGGTTAGTATAATGTCTAGACTGACAGAACAGATGTAGATTACATGACCTTGGCAGTCTGGAAGGAAtacgaaaatttttttttctaataggtTGGGATCTTTTTAGATTACAACTATAAGTTAAATGcctcataaatttattttgaatattttcaattctGTCAACGTAGTATTTAGAATGAGGAGACTAAACTACAGATCCATATTCGAGGTGACTCCGTACCAaagaattatacataattttagtaaatggtACCTTAAAATTTTTACCTTCTCTTATTAAGAATCCTAAATTTTtagttgcttttaaaataattgtatctatGTGTTTATCAAATTGAAGTTTTTGATCAAAGACAATGCCGAGGTCACGTATAGAATCTACTTCTTCAAGGAAATTCCCATTTAAGTGATATCTagttaaaatcttatttttatttctcgtgaatttaatatgtttacacTTATTCACGTTTAGAGACATTTCATTTTTTGTACACCATTCGGACAATCTATTTAAGTCGTCTTGGAATAAAATTGAATCTGAGACATTACGAATACGAGCGGATGCCTTTAAATCGTCAGCGAATAGGTAAATAAGTGAATTTTTGAGACAATGATTGATATCGTTTATGAAAACCGTAAACAGATATGGACCTAAGTGGGATCCCTGGGGAATACCTGAAGTTGCAACAAAAGATTCAGAACTGTAGCCATTTACAATTACCCTAAGTCGACGCCGATATAGGTAGGAGCCCACCCAACACAGCAAAGGATTTGATACACcgtatgattgcaatttattaagtaGGATGTTATGATTTACAGTATCAAAAGCCTTGCTGAAGTCCGTGTAAATTGCATCTACCTAAATTCTCTTATCAACAGCATCAATAAGATCCTTGGTATATGTCACCAAATTAGTAGCCGTCGATTTACACTTAATAAAGCCATGCTGTGAGTCTAATAATAATTGAGATAAATGCCAAGTAAGATGTGGGCAAATAAGTTTTTCAAAGACCTTTGCTAGGACCGAGAGGATAGCAATAGGTCTGTAGTTATTTACTAACGATTTATCGCCAGCTTTGTATATAGGTACAATTTTAGAATCTTTCCATAGTGTAGGAAAAGTACCACTCTGTAaggatttattgaatattaaagttaaaggCAGAGATATAAATTCTGcaagttttacaaaaaataccgGGGGGATATTATCTGGCCCAGCtccttttttaatatctaaaccTTTAAGTGTTTCTAGAACCTGCTGCTGCGTTAAGGTAAGTAGATTCAGATTATTGTTTGATATGCATACATTAGCATTCGTGTCACTTGAGCTATCACAATAGTCAACGTAGACTACTACGTTGTCGTACGTAACGTAGACACTAGAAAAATGTGTTGCAAAGTAGTTTGCTATTGCTCCCCAGTTATCAGAAGTGTTAACGCCGTTTGACATCACATTAGGTAGTTTTTCAGTTTCGCCCTCCTTGTTTTTATGTAACTCCAGAAATAATTtggatttgtaattattttaaattctaaaaatgCAATATATGAACAGAAACAATTCAAAGCCATTTTGTCACAACGCTTTTTAAGAAGTGCTAAAGTTATTTCATCCATCGGattcctatattttttaaatcttaatctgattctatatttttctttgagGTCTTTGATTAATGACTTGGAGAACCAATGAGGAtatcttttacttttaactctTATTTTGGGCACAAAAttagcaattaatttattaatttcagagTAAAAAACATTCAACATATCATCGACTGAATGAGATGTGGAGAACTTTTGTGACCAATTCACCTCATCTAGTGCTTTACCAATTTCAACATAATTGgctttaaagaaatttaatttatgactcGACGAATGTAAGTCATTTTCAAGGCTATTTGTTTTAgtgtacaaaaatttaaataacaacggTGGGTGCAGGGGatcaattttagttattaaatcgTCGGGTGATTCGATAACTACACAAGGGGAATTAATTACACATAACGAGATCCAAGAATCTTACTATTGCAATTTTTTATGGCGTCGTACTGCATTAAGTTATTTAGAGCCATAAATTCGCATAAAGATCTTTCTATGTTATTGTATTGTTGACCAGGAGACGTTACAAAGTTACCATCTTTATCAAACCACTTTATAGATCCAATATTAAAATCACCTAAAATAACAGAAGTAGAACTATGAGCGAGTATTTTTTCCgcactataaataaaatgggaTAATAAGCTCGTATTAATCGGAGGAGGCAGGTAGACagcacataaatttatatttttagtagcaCCGGTAATACCTATGGGCAAGGTGATATTCACCCAGAGATCCTCACAAGAACTTTCATATTCGTACAACCTACACCACCACCTTCCGTTTTAGTATTAAAACAAGTAATAGTTCGATCACGCCTGTATACATCATATTGttgtaaatcaaaattttcGGAATCAAATACATTCGAATTAAGCCAGGTGTCTGTGAATACCAGCACATCATAGTTACAACATGAAGTTTTGATGTAAACGTCcttaagttttgttttcaaaCCTCTTACATTctggtaatatatatttaatgaatcgaaaacagtatattaataacaaaagcatgctgcaaaataaaatataaaataaaaattagtattcTTAATCAATTTTATCTAAAGAAGCCATATCTTTAATGTGCTTGTATTCACAGTTATCAGATTTTCTCATGAAAATTCTTCCATTACGGACCCAGACGTAACGATACCCTTTCAGTTTTGCTTTCTGCTTAGCTGCAGCATGAAGCATCTTATTCTTTGGTGACAGATGTTCAACAACATAAATGTTCTGCTTCAGACCTCCAATACCCAAAAGTTTACTGTTGAGTTTGTCATCTGggttatttttgttgtattttatagatGCCGCTAGGAACGTGTCGCGAGTTCTTGGACTATTAAATTGTACGATGATGGACTTTGGCCGTGAGCTATTGGGATTTTGTTTCGCGATGCGCGTAACATTATGAATATTATCTTCAGTTATGTTGCATGATATAACTCTGCTTAACTGCATTATTGTATTTATCAGGTTCTCGTTCTTGTGTTCTGGCAAACATTGTAGTTCAATATTGCATGCTCTAGACTGTTGTTCCATGACATTGAGACGCATATCCAGATCTTGAATAGTCACTTTTAGTTGCTcattttccttatttaaaatttcgaatGCCTTAAATTTGGTTCTTATCTCCGATTTTATATCCTCATACTGTTCGTTCATGAATTTCATAGATTCTTTTACAGAACAAAGTTCATCCTTAATcgattttaattctttatttataaagttattaatcgtgtcgttaaaatgttttaggagatctttaatttcacttttagTTATATTACGTATTTCTTCCTGCGTAacggaattttttttattgggttTAAGATTTTGCATAACGACATCGCTACCTTTTTTGCGGCGGGTGATGTTGTCTTCATCTGGTAATTTTGATGTTGAGTTTCCTGAACATACTGGAGTATTATCAGCATTACCTCGTTTAGGCTTACATTCAGGGCATTGCCAAAAATATGTGTCATTAGAAGTGTAAGTCATTTCGAGAGAAGATCCTACTCAGGGTGTATGGTAACTCTTCTTACATGATGAGCATGTTAAAAACTTCTCATCGGCTTCTAATATTTGCGAGCAGGCAgtgcataaattatttattctgtgtGCCATTACGAgtaaacaaacttttaaaacacaataattattattgctccGTCTTAGGGAACACGAATGATTCACACCGCGACAAAAAGGTCTTAAGCGCCATGCAGATGTCGGCGCTTACGCGTTATTAACGAACACGTGTTATTGTGCGAGTACCTCAGTTAATTTTAACCAAAACACTGCTTAAATCCTTAAAAAATCTGGTTAAAAGTTTGCacttttttgataataattcagTATTTGTAACGAGGACacttaaaattgtttgaatttcgaaaattatatcacaaataaCACTTGTTACATAGATTTAGACAATATTATTTCACAATTGACTTAAGCAACGATGTTGTTGCGGCGACGACTGTCATTATTATTCTTGtttcgtaatatatatttaacttcttGTTGATTTTCCAAACATACCTTAAGCGGTcgattttttcctttagagTATTTGCCCAGTCGCATAGTTTTATGTATCTTAGGATTTTCAGCTGTCACattctaaaaagttttttgagCTCAGATCCATGGCTTGGCGTGCAGAACTATCAGCATTAGTTTGTTCAGTTATACAAAAGACTATAATATTCCTACTTCTGTTCGCCCTTTCCTGCAGTTCATTGATGATTTTCTCATTATCAAGAACATCTGGGGTACAGGGTTTGGTCGAAATACACTCAAGCTTGCTTAATTTTGCCTCAAGCTCAGATATTTTGGATTCTGTAATGGAGTTATTCTTCTTCAGTTCTATGATTTCGGATTTTACACTTTTTTGTTCTGCTAGCATTTTACTAGTtgatgttttgatttcatttatttgataCTTCGTTGCGGATATGTCATCGCGCATCATTGACAAATTGCTCTAGAGTATTGAGATTAATTCCCCACGGAAGTTGTTGATTTCGGTTACGATGTTACAACATTctctttgttttcttttacgataaataatttgaCTTCCTGAATCATCGTCACTATCCCGAGATAAGTCCGGTTGCGATTGTGAGCATTGTTTTTGACCTACTGGTCGATTTACCTTTTTTGTACTCTGTGGCGACCGCTGCGTATCCATGGTCTATAAATTGTTTAGATGTGGCTTGTACAGGCACGGAGGTGGGAAGAGGATGAAAAATGCAACTATTTCTTTTACCCGAGGTGAAGCGGGGCGCTTATAACGAGGCCGGTTGATTAAACTGTTCACTCGTTATTAGTAATATTGCGCTTAGGATTTATGGCTTATTGTTGCTTAGAGAAAAGTTAAAGTTTTAGCTATTAATCAGTAACACGTCTGCACTAGTCGAATTTCAAAGTACTTTCGTTTTCGAAAAATCGTTGCacttataaaatagtatttttttttttatggtatagggggcaaacgagcaggaggctcacctgatggaaagcgactaccaccgcccatggacatctgcaacaccaggagggttacaggtgcgttgccggcctttaagaaataagtacgctcttttcttgaaggttcccaagtcgtatcggttcggaaaaaccgccggcgaaagctggttccacagagtggttgtgcgaggcagaaaatgccttaaaaatcgcgctgttgtggatttacggacatctaagtggtgtgggtgaaatttagaattttgtcgagatgtccgaagatggaattcagctgccgggattaatccaaacaattcctcggaacactccccgtggaaaattcggtagaagatgcagagtgatccaacatctctacgcaacgccaaaggatcgagcagatcagaaagggcttgatcgtcgataattcgagctgctctacgttggatacggtcaaatgaaagaagctggtactggggagcacccgcccagaggtgagagcagtactccatgtgaggccgaatttgcgccttgtatagtcttaggcgatgggccgatgtgaaatactgtcttgccttgctgagcacaccaagcttttttgatgccaatttggctttgccttccagttgaacgcggaactgaacgaggctcgaaacatcaacgccaagtattccgatattagctgtggcggctaacggaatgttctcgaatcatggagatacgacgaatggtgtttttttagcggttaacgcgcaaacttgcgtctttttgaggttgaaatggactaggctta
It encodes:
- the LOC125075553 gene encoding uncharacterized protein LOC125075553; this translates as MTYTSNDTYFWQCPECKPKRGNADNTPVCSGNSTSKLPDEDNITRRKKESMKFMNEQYEDIKSEIRTKFKAFEILNKENEQLKVTIQDLDMRLNVMEQQSRACNIELQCLPEHKNENLINTIMQLSRVISCNITEDNIHNVTRIAKQNPNSSRPKSIIVQFNSPRTRDTFLAASIKYNKNNPDDKLNSKLLGIGGLKQNIYVVEHLSPKNKMLHAAAKQKAKLKGYRYVWVRNGRIFMRKSDNCEYKHIKDMASLDKID